Proteins from one Halovivax limisalsi genomic window:
- a CDS encoding archaellin/type IV pilin N-terminal domain-containing protein, whose product MFEKLTEQEERGQVGIGTLIVFIAMVLVAAIAAGVLISTAGELQAQGEATGEDSQSQVSDTVNVVHAVGEIDSNQNVSLLNLTVMKSPGAETIQLEETTIHFTSSDVSQTLTYNDTLNSGNFNVSRSVLSESGQESVITIDLSSTNFASSAKLEEGQDAVLNIIDQSGATTVFVAQPPEGITSSDSYVAV is encoded by the coding sequence ATGTTCGAAAAACTAACAGAACAGGAGGAACGCGGTCAGGTGGGTATCGGTACCCTGATCGTGTTCATCGCGATGGTGCTCGTAGCCGCCATCGCAGCAGGCGTATTGATCAGCACCGCCGGGGAACTACAGGCCCAGGGGGAAGCGACCGGGGAGGACTCGCAATCCCAGGTCTCAGATACCGTTAACGTCGTTCACGCGGTTGGGGAAATTGATAGCAACCAGAACGTTTCGCTGCTGAATCTGACGGTAATGAAGTCGCCGGGCGCGGAAACGATCCAGCTCGAGGAGACGACGATTCACTTCACCTCTTCGGACGTATCGCAGACGTTGACGTACAACGATACGCTGAACAGTGGTAACTTCAACGTCTCACGGTCCGTCCTCTCGGAGTCCGGACAGGAGTCGGTCATAACGATCGATCTGTCGAGTACGAACTTCGCTAGCAGTGCGAAGCTCGAGGAGGGCCAAGACGCCGTGTTGAACATCATCGATCAGTCCGGGGCGACGACGGTCTTCGTTGCACAGCCCCCGGAGGGTATAACCAGCAGCGATAGTTACGTGGCGGTGTGA
- a CDS encoding archaellin/type IV pilin N-terminal domain-containing protein, with translation MKRDTQSTIGFDRGQVGIGTLIVFIAMVLVAAIAAGVLISTAGELQAQGEATGSESQSQVSDNIQVLTKTASVDEVGDNVSSLDLVVGPAAGANTIDLTETTIHALSSDASESLDWASTASSSEFETSNVYGTTNGNTLTSTGDRAMITIKNTTSSVVDNLVSGDSATLEIVDQSGATTYVEVRLPSSFADKNEVTV, from the coding sequence ATGAAACGAGATACACAATCGACTATCGGATTCGATCGCGGTCAGGTGGGTATCGGTACCCTGATCGTGTTCATCGCGATGGTGCTCGTAGCGGCCATCGCAGCAGGCGTATTGATCAGCACCGCTGGGGAACTGCAGGCCCAGGGTGAAGCAACTGGATCGGAGTCCCAATCGCAGGTGTCCGACAACATTCAGGTGCTGACGAAGACGGCCTCGGTCGACGAGGTTGGCGACAACGTGAGTAGTCTCGATCTCGTGGTCGGACCGGCAGCTGGTGCCAATACCATCGACCTGACCGAGACGACGATCCACGCTCTGAGTAGCGACGCCAGTGAAAGTCTGGATTGGGCAAGTACAGCCAGCTCGTCTGAGTTCGAGACATCGAACGTCTACGGGACCACTAATGGTAACACGCTCACCAGCACTGGTGACCGAGCCATGATCACGATTAAAAACACTACCTCATCCGTCGTCGATAACCTCGTCTCGGGTGACAGTGCGACGCTCGAGATCGTCGATCAGTCGGGTGCGACGACGTATGTCGAAGTTCGTTTGCCCTCGTCCTTCGCCGACAAGAACGAAGTGACGGTCTGA
- a CDS encoding DUF7500 family protein — MTPDRTDDGVLEPEDLTLDPEHVDRIDDNRFVVKPDESGEPTRASDPSTALGPAETVRVPDDEPSGQTTQTDLTSAFDDEHSGQSDATQAREPSPTDVLAADPAPHGVDISLKTDGEVARHRGTSSDIREVFADMMAWYASQLDEEVTPMQALEVLVATTDLDERA, encoded by the coding sequence ATGACCCCCGATCGAACCGACGACGGCGTGCTCGAACCCGAGGACCTCACCCTCGACCCCGAGCACGTCGACCGCATCGACGACAACCGCTTCGTCGTCAAACCCGACGAGTCGGGCGAGCCGACGCGCGCGTCCGACCCGTCCACTGCGCTCGGCCCGGCCGAAACCGTCCGCGTGCCGGACGACGAGCCGTCCGGGCAGACGACCCAGACGGATCTGACTTCGGCCTTCGACGACGAGCATAGCGGCCAGTCCGACGCGACCCAGGCTCGGGAGCCCAGCCCGACCGACGTCCTCGCTGCCGATCCCGCCCCGCACGGCGTCGATATCAGCCTGAAAACCGACGGCGAGGTAGCCCGCCACCGGGGCACGTCGAGCGATATCCGCGAGGTCTTCGCGGACATGATGGCCTGGTACGCCTCCCAACTCGACGAGGAGGTCACCCCGATGCAGGCGCTTGAAGTGCTCGTCGCGACGACGGATCTGGACGAGCGCGCTTGA
- a CDS encoding type II toxin-antitoxin system VapC family toxin yields MTANENADPLFIDTNALVALFDEDDHHHQSATAVFDGIQRGDLRYGPLFTSRYVLSETATTMVVGIDHRAAVEALATVSESPSINVLEVDTALFDRTVSQFERYDDHEISFVDHTNAVLADEYDIEHIFAFDSDFATLGLQRVPVDV; encoded by the coding sequence ATGACAGCGAACGAGAACGCCGACCCACTCTTCATCGATACGAACGCCCTCGTCGCTCTCTTCGACGAGGACGATCATCACCACCAGTCGGCGACAGCCGTGTTCGACGGCATCCAGCGAGGCGACCTCCGATACGGACCGCTCTTCACCAGTCGATACGTGCTTTCCGAGACTGCGACGACGATGGTCGTGGGAATCGATCACCGTGCAGCCGTGGAAGCGTTGGCGACGGTCAGTGAATCACCGTCGATCAACGTTCTGGAGGTCGATACCGCGCTGTTCGACCGAACCGTCTCGCAATTCGAGCGATACGACGATCACGAAATCTCGTTCGTCGATCATACGAACGCCGTCCTGGCTGACGAGTACGATATCGAGCACATCTTCGCGTTCGATTCGGATTTTGCGACCTTAGGGCTACAACGCGTTCCAGTCGACGTGTAG
- a CDS encoding helix-turn-helix domain-containing protein — protein MDVIGIFDEITGPVLTSGDVAERTGCSRDTARRKLAQLERQGLVESRETAGRIVYWRSGDTDATSIDPTDPIFVDRPTFSSGSGDLSSRVDELLYGSDA, from the coding sequence GTGGACGTTATCGGGATCTTCGACGAGATCACGGGTCCAGTTCTCACGTCCGGCGACGTTGCCGAACGAACGGGGTGCTCTAGGGATACAGCACGGCGAAAGCTCGCACAGTTAGAACGCCAGGGACTGGTCGAAAGCCGAGAGACCGCCGGCCGGATCGTCTACTGGCGGTCTGGCGACACTGACGCGACGTCGATCGATCCCACCGATCCAATCTTCGTCGATCGACCCACGTTTTCCTCGGGCAGCGGCGACCTTTCGTCCCGCGTCGACGAGCTACTGTACGGCAGTGACGCATGA
- a CDS encoding DUF5807 family protein, translating into MPTDREEFLAGDRPDDVVIYITDDAIDDATKLETYGERVDEGTLLVIEGENGRNAFRAATGIDAMAFAKEAMGTDGEIGGDLTDGTCPEAGDGDDHDLQFVFAFSEAQNEDVGGLYAEGDVVHAYARCDCGTAYADKWVVAESA; encoded by the coding sequence ATGCCAACCGACCGCGAGGAATTTCTGGCGGGCGACCGGCCCGACGACGTCGTCATCTACATCACCGACGACGCGATCGACGACGCGACGAAACTCGAGACGTACGGCGAACGGGTCGACGAGGGAACGCTGCTGGTCATCGAGGGCGAGAACGGCCGCAACGCATTTCGGGCGGCGACCGGCATCGACGCGATGGCCTTCGCGAAGGAGGCGATGGGCACCGACGGCGAGATCGGTGGCGACCTGACCGACGGCACCTGCCCGGAGGCGGGCGACGGGGACGACCACGACTTGCAGTTCGTCTTCGCGTTCTCGGAGGCGCAGAACGAGGACGTCGGCGGGCTCTACGCCGAGGGCGACGTCGTCCACGCCTACGCCCGGTGTGACTGCGGGACGGCCTACGCGGACAAGTGGGTCGTCGCGGAATCCGCCTGA
- a CDS encoding S9 family peptidase, with translation MSSEESPAVDPAMLARLPEFYHPAVSPDGSQVAFYYDAHGRNDLYLLETETGRYERVTDGEAPRSARWHVRWGRDGETVYFHHDDAGDEQNDILAWTRAGVETVVDVDGQASFSDTTRDGASILYASDAGEQLNLYRYDTDSGERARLTAYDRPTRGGRFGPDDERITYVTNESDALENRDVYVMDADGSEKRRLGIGEEGSEASVTAWFPDGDRLLVSDNADDLRRAGIYDLTTDEIEWLGAHEAEETPAAISPNGRFVLVSRKRRGATMPVCYDRRTGESRELDVADGVARIPGGRDAAFVDETTVVFSHSRPDARKELYAYDLDTDEYDVLLEAAYEGVPAGSEGSRASPDGRSDTDRVSPDSFVDAEYVTYESEDGLEIGGLLYDPRAGPAVADDAADVPAVVVVHGGPHARSSKAFSLTAQVLATRGYAVFMPNYRGSTGRGRAFKQAIHGDWGGKEQADIAAAGRWLGAREWIDADRIAVYGGSYGGYSVYTQLTRYPTLWTTGIASVGITDLHALYEESMPHFQHSLREQLGDPDENEALWRERSPIEHVERMERPIYIVHGVNDPRCPISQARLFRNALEDRGWVEGEDFEYTELGEEGHGSTDMAQKVEKFRLLEDYLDRRL, from the coding sequence ATGTCATCCGAAGAGTCGCCGGCCGTCGACCCGGCGATGCTGGCTCGATTACCCGAGTTCTATCATCCGGCCGTCTCGCCGGACGGCTCGCAGGTCGCCTTCTACTACGACGCGCACGGCCGGAACGACCTCTACCTACTCGAGACGGAGACCGGTCGCTACGAGCGAGTCACCGACGGCGAGGCCCCGCGGAGCGCGCGCTGGCACGTCCGCTGGGGCCGGGACGGCGAAACCGTCTACTTCCACCACGACGACGCTGGCGACGAGCAAAACGACATCCTCGCCTGGACGCGTGCGGGAGTCGAGACGGTCGTCGATGTCGACGGGCAGGCCAGCTTCAGTGACACGACGCGGGACGGGGCGTCGATCCTGTACGCTAGCGACGCGGGCGAGCAGCTGAATCTCTATCGCTACGATACGGACAGCGGCGAACGCGCCCGGCTCACCGCGTACGACCGGCCGACGCGGGGTGGCCGCTTCGGTCCGGACGACGAGCGGATCACGTACGTCACCAACGAGTCCGACGCCCTCGAGAACCGCGACGTCTACGTGATGGACGCCGACGGGAGTGAGAAGCGTCGACTCGGCATCGGGGAGGAGGGGTCCGAAGCGAGCGTTACCGCCTGGTTTCCGGACGGCGACCGACTGCTCGTCTCGGATAACGCCGACGACCTTCGCCGGGCCGGGATCTACGACCTGACGACGGACGAAATCGAGTGGCTCGGCGCCCACGAAGCCGAGGAAACCCCCGCGGCGATCTCGCCGAACGGCCGGTTCGTCCTCGTCTCGCGCAAGCGCCGGGGTGCGACGATGCCGGTCTGTTACGACCGTCGGACGGGCGAGTCGCGCGAACTCGACGTGGCCGACGGCGTCGCCCGAATCCCAGGGGGGCGCGACGCCGCGTTCGTCGACGAGACGACCGTCGTTTTCTCTCACTCCCGCCCCGACGCCCGCAAGGAACTCTACGCCTACGACCTGGACACCGACGAGTACGACGTCTTGCTCGAGGCCGCCTACGAGGGCGTCCCAGCGGGCAGCGAGGGGAGCCGCGCCTCACCTGACGGTCGGAGTGACACGGACCGCGTCTCCCCTGACTCCTTCGTCGACGCCGAGTACGTCACCTACGAGAGCGAGGACGGGCTCGAAATCGGCGGGCTCCTGTACGATCCGCGGGCGGGCCCGGCAGTGGCCGACGACGCCGCCGACGTCCCGGCGGTCGTCGTGGTCCACGGCGGTCCCCACGCTCGCTCCTCGAAGGCCTTCTCCCTGACAGCCCAGGTTCTCGCCACTCGCGGCTACGCGGTATTCATGCCCAACTACCGCGGGTCGACCGGGCGCGGGCGCGCGTTCAAGCAGGCCATCCACGGCGACTGGGGCGGGAAGGAACAGGCGGACATCGCGGCCGCCGGGCGCTGGCTCGGAGCCCGCGAGTGGATCGATGCCGATCGCATCGCGGTCTACGGCGGCAGTTACGGCGGCTACTCCGTCTACACGCAACTGACGCGGTATCCCACCCTGTGGACGACGGGGATCGCCTCGGTCGGCATCACGGACTTGCACGCCCTCTACGAGGAGAGCATGCCCCACTTCCAGCACAGCCTCCGCGAGCAACTCGGCGACCCGGACGAGAACGAGGCCCTGTGGCGCGAGCGCAGCCCCATCGAGCACGTCGAGCGCATGGAACGGCCGATCTACATCGTCCACGGCGTCAACGATCCGCGCTGCCCGATCTCGCAGGCCCGGCTCTTCCGGAACGCGCTCGAAGATCGGGGCTGGGTCGAGGGCGAAGACTTCGAGTACACGGAGCTCGGCGAAGAGGGTCACGGCTCGACCGACATGGCACAGAAGGTCGAGAAATTCCGCCTGCTGG